From a region of the Acomys russatus chromosome 4, mAcoRus1.1, whole genome shotgun sequence genome:
- the LOC127188580 gene encoding olfactory receptor 4K3-like: protein MEDYNQTVVSEFIFQGLCTSKELQIFLLLPFSILYLMTVVGNIFVVILIIIDHHLHSPMYFLLANLSFVDFCLSSVNTPKLIIDLLKENKTVSFGGCMSQILCVHFFGGGEMVLLVTMAYDRYVAICRPLHYSSIMDRQKCICLVLISWVIGFVHGMSQLILILELPFCGPRVIDSFFCDIPLVMKLACMNTDTLEFMINADSGVLATTCFILLLISYTYILLTVHLHSKDGSSKALSTCTSHIIVVVLFFGPIIFIYLWPVNITWVDKFLAVFYTVITPLLNPAIYTLRNKDIKNAIKKLINHM from the coding sequence ATGGAAGACTATAACCAGACTGTGGTATCCGAGTTTATTTTTCAGGGACTTTGTACTTCAAAAGAACTACAGATTTTTCTCCTGTTGCCATTTTCCATCCTCTACCTGATGACTGTGGTAGGAAACATCTTTGTTGTGATATTAATCATCATTGACCATCATCTCCACTCTCCCATGTACTTTCTGTTGGCTAATCTCTCATTTGTTGATTTCTGCCTATCCTCAGTAAATACACCCAAACTGATCATAGACCTCCTAAAAGAGAATAAAACCGTTTCTTTTGGAGGCTGCATGAGCCAGATCCTCTGTGTGCATTTCTTTGGAGGGGGTGAGATGGTGCTTCTTGTAACAATGGCCTATGACCGATATGTGGCCATCTGCAGGCCACTCCACTACAGCAGCATCATGGACAGACAGAAGTGCATCTGCCTTGTTTTGATATCATGGGTCATTGGATTTGTACATGGCATGAGTCAACTGATTCTGATTTTGGAGCTACCTTTCTGTGGACCTAGAGTAATAGACAGCTTTTTCTGTGATATTCCTTTGGTGATGAAATTAGCCTGCATGAATACAGATACTCTAGAATTCATGATAAATGCTGACAGTGGTGTTTTAGCAACAACTTGTTTCATTCTCTTGCTGATATCTTACACTTACATTCTATTAACTGTTCATCTTCACTCTAAAGATGGCTCATCAAAGGCACTCTCTACATGTACATCTCATATCATAGTGGTTGTGTTGTTCTTTGGACCTatcatttttatctatctatggCCAGTCAACATCACTTGGGTAGACAAGTTTCTAGCTGTGTTTTATACAGTCATCACACCGCTCCTGAATCCAGCCATCTATACACTGAGAAACAAAGATATTAAGAATGCCATAAAGAAGCTAATAAATCACATgtga